Proteins encoded in a region of the Sterolibacterium denitrificans genome:
- the flgB gene encoding flagellar basal body rod protein FlgB, with translation MINRIDQDFQFHQTALNLRVQRQELLASNIANADTPNYKARDIDFKAALDGALGKTGGGSLPLARTNANHLGLGGAAGGQGGNRSGATVQYRGELQSSVDGNTVNMDVERAAFAENAIQLEAMLTFINGRFKTLSAAVQP, from the coding sequence ATGATCAACCGCATCGACCAGGATTTCCAGTTTCACCAGACCGCGCTCAACCTGCGGGTGCAGCGTCAGGAGCTCCTGGCTTCCAACATCGCCAATGCCGATACGCCGAACTACAAGGCGCGCGACATCGATTTCAAGGCTGCGCTCGATGGCGCGCTGGGCAAGACGGGCGGTGGCAGCCTGCCGCTGGCGCGGACGAATGCGAATCATCTGGGGCTGGGCGGTGCGGCCGGCGGCCAGGGCGGCAACCGGTCTGGCGCGACCGTGCAGTATCGCGGCGAGCTGCAGTCCAGCGTCGATGGCAATACGGTGAATATGGATGTCGAGCGGGCGGCCTTTGCCGAGAATGCCATCCAGCTCGAAGCCATGCTGACTTTCATCAATGGCCGCTTCAAGACGCTGAGCGCGGCCGTGCAGCCCTGA
- a CDS encoding Hsp33 family molecular chaperone HslO, which produces MESAESLITRFMFENLDICGAVVQLSGTWQQMHAGRDYAQQTRDLLGELAAVAAVIGSNLKTPGRATFQAQGQKTGPISLLVVDCEQSGSGDQLLLRGMARSKGEVAAAPLHELLGDGKLLFSLQTAAASTPYQSYVPLDGGSIAQVFEQFMSQSAQQPARLWLFADGAQAAGLFLQTMPAREHAATVDPDGWNRVQQLAATLQRQELQLPATTLLERLFSEDDLRVFAPIPVHYHCPRDEDKVRSMLISLGHQEVAGILAEYGEIVVRDDICNHEYRFGAEIIAELFPSAGQTLH; this is translated from the coding sequence TTGGAAAGCGCGGAAAGCCTGATCACGCGCTTCATGTTCGAGAATCTCGACATCTGCGGCGCGGTCGTGCAGCTCTCCGGCACCTGGCAGCAAATGCACGCGGGACGCGACTATGCGCAGCAGACGCGGGATTTGCTCGGTGAATTGGCCGCGGTTGCCGCCGTCATCGGCAGCAATCTGAAGACGCCCGGCCGCGCGACCTTCCAGGCCCAGGGCCAGAAAACGGGGCCGATTTCCCTGCTGGTGGTCGATTGCGAGCAGTCGGGGTCAGGGGATCAGTTGCTGCTGCGCGGCATGGCGCGCAGCAAGGGCGAGGTCGCGGCAGCGCCGCTGCACGAACTGCTGGGCGATGGCAAGTTGCTGTTCAGCCTGCAAACGGCGGCTGCCAGTACACCCTATCAAAGTTACGTGCCGCTGGATGGCGGCAGCATCGCGCAGGTTTTCGAGCAATTCATGAGCCAGTCGGCGCAACAGCCGGCCCGCCTGTGGCTGTTTGCCGATGGCGCGCAGGCCGCCGGCCTGTTCCTGCAGACCATGCCGGCGCGCGAACATGCCGCCACCGTCGATCCCGACGGCTGGAACCGGGTGCAGCAGCTGGCGGCGACGCTGCAGCGGCAGGAGTTGCAGTTGCCGGCAACGACGCTGCTCGAACGCCTGTTTTCCGAGGACGACCTGCGGGTCTTTGCGCCGATTCCGGTGCACTATCACTGCCCGCGCGACGAGGACAAGGTGCGCAGCATGCTGATCTCGCTGGGTCACCAGGAAGTTGCCGGGATTCTTGCCGAATACGGCGAGATCGTCGTGCGCGACGACATCTGCAATCACGAATACCGCTTCGGCGCCGAAATCATCGCGGAGCTGTTTCCCTCCGCTGGCCAGACGTTGCACTGA
- a CDS encoding arsenate reductase, with translation MVTIYGIKNCTSMKKAFDWCAAHGVDYVFHDFKKAGVPPERLLQWCQTAGWQSLLNKRGTTWRKLTAAQQAVDSQDEALALMQAYPSVIKRPVVETGSRVLVGFDPQSFAACLERA, from the coding sequence ATGGTAACGATCTACGGCATCAAGAATTGCACGAGCATGAAGAAGGCGTTCGACTGGTGCGCCGCGCACGGCGTCGACTACGTTTTCCATGATTTCAAAAAAGCCGGCGTGCCGCCCGAGCGGTTGCTGCAGTGGTGCCAGACTGCCGGCTGGCAGAGTCTGCTCAACAAGCGCGGCACCACCTGGCGCAAGCTCACGGCGGCCCAGCAGGCAGTCGATTCGCAGGATGAGGCGCTGGCGCTGATGCAGGCATATCCCAGCGTGATCAAGCGTCCGGTGGTGGAAACTGGCAGCCGGGTGCTGGTCGGTTTCGATCCGCAGTCGTTTGCCGCTTGCCTCGAACGAGCATGA
- a CDS encoding phage holin family protein, whose product MFDGLTNFLLHWATLAGALWLASHLFRNVRFDSHGALIAAALLLGFANTFVRPLVILLTLPFTLITFGLFLLVVNGLMILLVARLVRGFQVTGLWTAMLVSIFISLFSFAVSYFLADHGAAFQLPIGPAGPGGPGTWI is encoded by the coding sequence ATGTTTGACGGCCTGACGAATTTTCTCTTGCATTGGGCGACGCTGGCTGGCGCGCTCTGGCTGGCCAGCCATCTGTTTCGCAATGTCCGTTTCGACAGCCATGGCGCGCTGATCGCTGCCGCCCTGCTGCTGGGTTTTGCCAATACTTTCGTCCGTCCGCTGGTGATCCTGCTGACACTGCCGTTCACGCTGATCACCTTTGGGCTGTTCCTGCTCGTCGTCAACGGCCTGATGATCCTGCTGGTGGCGCGGCTGGTGCGCGGCTTCCAGGTGACCGGCCTGTGGACGGCCATGCTGGTCAGCATCTTCATTTCCCTGTTCAGCTTTGCCGTCAGCTATTTCCTTGCGGATCATGGGGCGGCCTTTCAGTTGCCCATCGGTCCCGCAGGTCCCGGCGGCCCCGGCACCTGGATCTGA
- the flgA gene encoding flagellar basal body P-ring formation chaperone FlgA: MSQIIQFVRRSLLLLLLIGSPALAQQDPAPVGKAVEDFLRIQTQGLPGQVEFEMTALDPRNNLASCAQLDVSLAGGARLWGRSSVMVRCLDAGGWRIHVPVTIRVIGDYLLTARALTTGQLVTSADLARSNGDLTSLPNGILTDEEQAIGRTAALSIPAGRPLRGDMLRQPLAVQQNQSVKVISSGPGFQVAGNDGRALNAGAEGQVVQVRMANGRIVSGIARAGGIVEINY; the protein is encoded by the coding sequence ATGTCACAGATCATTCAGTTTGTCCGCCGCAGCCTGTTACTGTTGCTGCTGATCGGTTCCCCCGCGCTGGCCCAGCAGGATCCGGCGCCGGTCGGCAAGGCGGTCGAGGATTTCCTCCGCATCCAGACGCAAGGCTTGCCCGGACAGGTCGAGTTCGAGATGACCGCGCTCGACCCGCGCAACAATCTGGCTTCCTGCGCGCAGTTGGATGTTTCCCTGGCCGGCGGCGCGCGCCTGTGGGGGCGCAGCAGCGTGATGGTGCGCTGCCTGGATGCCGGCGGCTGGCGCATCCATGTGCCGGTAACCATCCGCGTCATCGGCGACTATCTGCTGACGGCCCGCGCATTGACCACGGGACAGCTCGTCACCAGCGCCGATCTGGCCCGCAGCAACGGCGACCTGACCAGCCTGCCCAACGGCATACTGACCGATGAGGAACAGGCCATCGGACGCACGGCCGCCCTTTCCATCCCGGCCGGCCGGCCGCTGCGGGGCGACATGCTGCGCCAGCCGCTGGCCGTGCAGCAGAACCAAAGCGTCAAGGTGATTTCCAGTGGCCCCGGCTTCCAGGTCGCCGGCAATGACGGCCGGGCACTGAACGCGGGCGCGGAGGGTCAAGTGGTTCAGGTACGCATGGCCAACGGCCGCATCGTCAGCGGCATTGCCCGAGCGGGCGGCATCGTCGAAATCAACTACTGA